In Thermoplasmata archaeon, the DNA window CCGCAGGCTACCATCGGTCACGAGAGACGCGACCCACTCCGCCAGTTCGGCCGGCGCAGGGGCGGGACGCCACGCGGCGGCGAGACCGGCGAGGTCGATCGGGCCCTCGCGCGCGACGAGCTCGAGGACGTCCTCCCGGCCCTCGGCGAGTCGCCGCAGCGCCGACTCCTCGTCATCGCGGGCCGCCGGGTCCGATCCGCGCCGGGCGCGTCGTACGGAGAGGGCTCCGACCGACCCGGCGACCGTCACCGCCGCCCCGAGGACGGCGAGGCCGAACGCGATCGGGGCGGCCGTTACCGATGGGAACACGATCGGCGGGAGGAGCGCCTCCCCCGCACCATCGGTGACCGTGATGGTCGCGGCGACGTCGTACGGTACGCTATAGTTCACCCAGACCGCGGTGAGCCCGGCATCCTCCTCGATCACGGGGACCTCGGCCGCCTGCACGCGGCCACCGAGCGCTTCGGTCACGGTGATCATGGCGCCGGAGGCCGGGTTGCCGAAGCAGTCCTCGACGCGCCAGAGGGTGTCGCTCGCCCGGGGTCCGAGAGAAGCCACGGCGGGGTCGAAGAGCCGGAGATGATCGATATCGGGCAGGATCGTGACGTTGACCGTGTCCGATGGTTCGGCGAGGCCGGTGGCGACCGTGAGCTCGATCGCGAGGGCGCCGGCCGAGGGCGAGGCGATGCTGACGTCGAGCGCGCCAGCGATCCACGCGGAGGCCGGGACCTCGAACCAGCCGGGCACCGGGCTGGCGAGCGGGCCGAGGCCCGAGGCGTTGACCCAGCCGGCCACCGCCGGTCCGTCTCCGGCCCCGGCGAGCTCGATCTCGGCCGGCGAGGAGAAGTCGCGCACGGGTGCGCCGGCGGCATCCACCGCCTGCCAGCTGAGCGGCAGCGGGGCGCCCGCGCGCAGCGATTCCGTCGGCGGGTAGAGGGAGGGGACGATCGCGCTCGCGAGCCCCACGGCCACGGAGAGGCTCGCGCTCTGGGATGCCCCGGAGGCGAGCGCATCCACGACCGTGAGCGTCACCGTGAGGTAGCCCGGCGCCGGCGGGACGAGCGTCGCATTGAGGGTGCCGTCCTCGTCCAGCGTCCCCGTGAGGAAGGCGCTCGACAGGCCGGTCGCGTTCCACCAGTAGTGGAGGGGCAAGAGGCCACCGGAGACGTCCGCCTGCAGGGTCAACGCGACCCCCGCGGAAGCGTTCACGGCCGGGAGCTCGAGTGCGAGCGAGAGCGGCTCGGCGATGCGCACGAGCGCTCGAGCGCTCGCGTTGGCGCCGGCCCCATCGATCGCCCAGGCGAGCGCCGGGTAGTCGCCCGCCGCCGCGTAGCTCTCGTCGAACGTCCAGCTCGGGCCCGGAGTCGTTTGGCACGTCAGCGCGCCGGCCCCGCTCGCGAGGCACGCCTCGGAGTAGGGCGCCGTCCCCGCGCCGCTCGCGGCCATCAGCGCGATGGCGAGCGTCGTCCCGACGTAACCGCTCGGTGAGGGGGTGACGAACTGGAGGGATGGCAAGGGATTGACCGTGAGATCGGGCAGGGTCCAAGAGGCGCTCGACGCGTCGTTGGAGAGCGTCAGCACCGGCTGGGCGACGCCCGAGCGATCGTAGCTGAGGTTCGTCGCGCAGGCGAGGGAGACGGCTCCCCCGGAGGCGTTCTCGGTGGAGCACGGAACGCCGAGCGCGGCTTCGCCGAGCCCCGGGGCGAGCGCCGCCGAGTACGAGTAGCCGTCGGCGCCCGAGCCCGAGAGCGTCACGTCGACCGGCTGGCCCACGTCGATCACCGTCCGGTTGAGCCCGGCCGACGCGATCGTGGTGGGTACCGCGATCAGGGTGACGCTCGCGGGCGGGGTGACGAGCTCGCCCGTGACGCTCGCGAGCTTCGCGACCACCGTCAGGTTTCCGAGCGCGGCGCCCGGGGCCGCGGTGACGTTGACGCTCGGACCGTCCGCCGGCCCGGCGAAGGTCCATCCGGCACCGGACAGGCTCCAGGAGAACTCCGGCTCGACGGGGCTCGCGCCGCCCAGCGCGCTCGCCGGATCGGCGTGGAGCGGGTCGAGCGCCTCGGAGCTGTACGTCAGGGCCGGACCGGCGGGTGTGAGCGCGACGGACGCGAGGTCCGCGTAGTAGGTGATCGCGAACGTGGTGCCATTGCGCGCGACCTCAGGCTCGTAGCCGGCCGGATTGGGATCGAGCGGGGTCAGGTTCACCGCGACGTACGGTCCGGAGGTGAGGTTGCAATACTCCGACCCGTCCGGGAGAGGACTGCACGATCGCAACGGAGTGGCGAGGATCGTGAAGTTGAACGCCCCGGACGGTCCGACGCTTGTCGACCCGCCGTCGACGACGCAGGTTTCGGTCTGGTGGGGGTTTCCCTGAACTCCGGAGACCACGGTCGCGTCGTAGGAGTAGTTCGCGGCACCGGTGGGGACGAAGGACGAACCGACGATCGACACCGTGCCGGCGTATCCGTGGGGGAGGGGGTTTCCCGGGCAGGGGCCGGTGGAGTCGGCAGGGGCGAGGCGAGCCGCGGGAGCCCCGACGGAGGCCGGCGTCCCCGACCCCGACGCGAGGACCGCGAGCAGCGAGATCGCCAGCATCGCGGCCAGCGCGATCGCAACCGCAGCGCGTTGGGCGGGCACCCGGCCTCCGTCCCGCGACCTCGCGTCGCGGGGGGGACCGAGCGACCCGGTGCCGCAAAATAGTATCGATTCGGGCCAACGGCGCCGGAGGGAGTGAACGGTGCCGCCGGCGACGGGCTACCCATCGGCCGCTCGGCCGCTGAGCGTGAATGATCGTAGCGTCCGATGCTGCGCGCCGCGAGCGAAGAGGATGCTCTCCTTCAGCTGCACCTCGCTCACGTGCACCGAACGAGGTGGCGGTTCGAGCTCGAGTCCCTCCAGCAGCGCGGAGGCGCGTTCCCGCTCGGCGCCGCTGCGCACGCGAAAGAGCGTCACGTGGGGGACGAACTCGCCGGGCTCGGGTGCGAACCCCACGCCCTCGAGCGCGGCTCCGACCGCGCCGGCGAGTTCCACGAGCTCGGCGCGTCCGTCGGTCACGCCGACGTAGATCACGCGGGGCCGGTGCGCGGACGGGAAGGCCCCCACTC includes these proteins:
- the thpR gene encoding RNA 2',3'-cyclic phosphodiesterase; translated protein: MRAFVAIDVGGAVPAPPSSTLPAPTHLTLKFLGEIAPERVEPIAGALGPAIDSIAPFEFRLSGVGAFPSAHRPRVIYVGVTDGRAELVELAGAVGAALEGVGFAPEPGEFVPHVTLFRVRSGAERERASALLEGLELEPPPRSVHVSEVQLKESILFARGAQHRTLRSFTLSGRAADG